In Nomascus leucogenys isolate Asia chromosome 8, Asia_NLE_v1, whole genome shotgun sequence, a single genomic region encodes these proteins:
- the LOC100600563 gene encoding tubulin beta-8 chain isoform X11, translating into MREIVLTQAGQCGNQIGAKFWEVISDEHAVDSAGTYHGDSHLQLERINLTHSLGGGTGSGMGTLLLSKIREEYPDRIINTFSILPSPKVSDTVVEPYNATLSVHQLIENADETFCIDNEALYDICSRTLKLPTPTYGDLNHLVSATMSGVTTCLRFPGQLNADLRKLAVNMVPFPRLHFFMPGFAPLTSRGSQQYRALTVAELTQQMFDAKNMMAACDPRHGRYLTAAAIFRGRMPMREVDEQMFNIQDKNSSYFADWLPNNVKTAVCDIPPRGLKMSATFIGNNTAIQELFKRVSEQFTAMFRRKAFLHWYTGEGMDEMEFTEAESNMNDLVSEYQQYQDATAEEEEDEECAEEEVA; encoded by the exons ATGAGGGAGATTGTGCTCACGCAGGCCGGGCAGTGCGGGAACCAGATCGGTGCCAAG TTCTGGGAGGTGATCTCCGATGAACATGCCGTCGACTCCGCTGGCACCTACCACGGGGACAGCCACCTGCAGCTGGAGCGCATCAAC CTGACCCACTCCCTGGGTGGGGGGACTGGGTCTGGGATGGGTACCCTTCTGCTCAGTAAGATCCGGGAGGAGTACCCAGACAGGATCATAAACACATTCAGCATCCTGCCCTCGCCCAAGGTGTCAGACACCGTGGTGGAGCCCTACAACGCCACCCTCTCAGTCCACCAGCTCATAGAAAATGCGGACGAGACCTTCTGCATAGATAACGAAGCGCTATATGACATATGTTCCAGGACCCTAAAACTGCCCACACCCACCTATGGTGACCTGAACCACCTGGTGTCTGCTACCATGAGTGGGGTCACCACGTGCCTGCGCTTCCCCGGCCAGCTGAATGCTGACCTGCGGAAGCTGGCCGTGAACATGGTCCCGTTTCCCCGGCTGCATTTCTTCATGCCTGGCTTTGCCCCACTGACCAGCCGGGGCAGCCAGCAGTACCGGGCCTTGACTGTGGCTGAGCTTACCCAGCAGATGTTTGATGCTAAGAATATGATGGCCGCTTGCGACCCTCGCCATGGCCGCTACCTAACGGCGGCTGCCATTTTCAGGGGTCGCATGCCCATGAGGGAGGTGGATGAACAAATGTTCAACATTCAAGACAAGAACAGCAGCTACTTTGCTGACTGGCTCCCTAACAATGTAAAAACAGCCGTCTGTGACATCCCACCCCGGGGGCTAAAAATGTCAGCCACCTTCATTGGGAATAATACGGCCATCCAGGAACTCTTCAAGCGTGTCTCAGAGCAGTTCACAGCAATGTTCAGGCGCAAGGCCTTTCTCCACTGGTACACGGGCGAGGGCATGGATGAGATGGAGTTCACCGAGGCCGAGAGCAACATGAACGACCTGGTGTCTGAATATCAGCAATATCAGGATGCCACggccgaggaggaggaggatgaggagtgTGCTGAGGAGGAGGTGGCCTAG
- the LOC100600563 gene encoding tubulin beta-8 chain isoform X8: MREIVLTQAGQCGRYVPRAVLVDLEPGTMDSVRSGPFGQIFRPDNFIFGQCGAGNNWAKGHYTEGAELMESVMDVVRKEAESCDCLQGFQLTHSLGGGTGSGMGTLLLSKIREEYPDRIINTFSILPSPKVSDTVVEPYNATLSVHQLIENADETFCIDNEALYDICSRTLKLPTPTYGDLNHLVSATMSGVTTCLRFPGQLNADLRKLAVNMVPFPRLHFFMPGFAPLTSRGSQQYRALTVAELTQQMFDAKNMMAACDPRHGRYLTAAAIFRGRMPMREVDEQMFNIQDKNSSYFADWLPNNVKTAVCDIPPRGLKMSATFIGNNTAIQELFKRVSEQFTAMFRRKAFLHWYTGEGMDEMEFTEAESNMNDLVSEYQQYQDATAEEEEDEECAEEEVA, translated from the exons ATGAGGGAGATTGTGCTCACGCAGGCCGGGCAGT GTGGCAGGTACGTGCCCCGCGCTGTGCTCGTGGATCTGGAGCCGGGCACCATGGACTCTGTGCGCTCAGGGCCCTTCGGGCAGATCTTCAGGCCGGACAACTTCATCTTCG GTCAGTGTGGGGCCGGAAACAACTGGGCCAAGGGACACTACACAGAAGGCGCGGAGCTGATGGAGTCAGTGATGGACGTTGTCAGAAAGGAGGCTGAGAGctgtgactgcctgcagggtttcCAGCTGACCCACTCCCTGGGTGGGGGGACTGGGTCTGGGATGGGTACCCTTCTGCTCAGTAAGATCCGGGAGGAGTACCCAGACAGGATCATAAACACATTCAGCATCCTGCCCTCGCCCAAGGTGTCAGACACCGTGGTGGAGCCCTACAACGCCACCCTCTCAGTCCACCAGCTCATAGAAAATGCGGACGAGACCTTCTGCATAGATAACGAAGCGCTATATGACATATGTTCCAGGACCCTAAAACTGCCCACACCCACCTATGGTGACCTGAACCACCTGGTGTCTGCTACCATGAGTGGGGTCACCACGTGCCTGCGCTTCCCCGGCCAGCTGAATGCTGACCTGCGGAAGCTGGCCGTGAACATGGTCCCGTTTCCCCGGCTGCATTTCTTCATGCCTGGCTTTGCCCCACTGACCAGCCGGGGCAGCCAGCAGTACCGGGCCTTGACTGTGGCTGAGCTTACCCAGCAGATGTTTGATGCTAAGAATATGATGGCCGCTTGCGACCCTCGCCATGGCCGCTACCTAACGGCGGCTGCCATTTTCAGGGGTCGCATGCCCATGAGGGAGGTGGATGAACAAATGTTCAACATTCAAGACAAGAACAGCAGCTACTTTGCTGACTGGCTCCCTAACAATGTAAAAACAGCCGTCTGTGACATCCCACCCCGGGGGCTAAAAATGTCAGCCACCTTCATTGGGAATAATACGGCCATCCAGGAACTCTTCAAGCGTGTCTCAGAGCAGTTCACAGCAATGTTCAGGCGCAAGGCCTTTCTCCACTGGTACACGGGCGAGGGCATGGATGAGATGGAGTTCACCGAGGCCGAGAGCAACATGAACGACCTGGTGTCTGAATATCAGCAATATCAGGATGCCACggccgaggaggaggaggatgaggagtgTGCTGAGGAGGAGGTGGCCTAG
- the LOC100600563 gene encoding tubulin beta-8 chain isoform X7, translated as MREIVLTQAGQCGNQIGAKFWEVISDEHAVDSAGTYHGDSHLQLERINVYYNEASGQCGAGNNWAKGHYTEGAELMESVMDVVRKEAESCDCLQGFQLTHSLGGGTGSGMGTLLLSKIREEYPDRIINTFSILPSPKVSDTVVEPYNATLSVHQLIENADETFCIDNEALYDICSRTLKLPTPTYGDLNHLVSATMSGVTTCLRFPGQLNADLRKLAVNMVPFPRLHFFMPGFAPLTSRGSQQYRALTVAELTQQMFDAKNMMAACDPRHGRYLTAAAIFRGRMPMREVDEQMFNIQDKNSSYFADWLPNNVKTAVCDIPPRGLKMSATFIGNNTAIQELFKRVSEQFTAMFRRKAFLHWYTGEGMDEMEFTEAESNMNDLVSEYQQYQDATAEEEEDEECAEEEVA; from the exons ATGAGGGAGATTGTGCTCACGCAGGCCGGGCAGTGCGGGAACCAGATCGGTGCCAAG TTCTGGGAGGTGATCTCCGATGAACATGCCGTCGACTCCGCTGGCACCTACCACGGGGACAGCCACCTGCAGCTGGAGCGCATCAACGTGTACTACAACGAGGCCAGCG GTCAGTGTGGGGCCGGAAACAACTGGGCCAAGGGACACTACACAGAAGGCGCGGAGCTGATGGAGTCAGTGATGGACGTTGTCAGAAAGGAGGCTGAGAGctgtgactgcctgcagggtttcCAGCTGACCCACTCCCTGGGTGGGGGGACTGGGTCTGGGATGGGTACCCTTCTGCTCAGTAAGATCCGGGAGGAGTACCCAGACAGGATCATAAACACATTCAGCATCCTGCCCTCGCCCAAGGTGTCAGACACCGTGGTGGAGCCCTACAACGCCACCCTCTCAGTCCACCAGCTCATAGAAAATGCGGACGAGACCTTCTGCATAGATAACGAAGCGCTATATGACATATGTTCCAGGACCCTAAAACTGCCCACACCCACCTATGGTGACCTGAACCACCTGGTGTCTGCTACCATGAGTGGGGTCACCACGTGCCTGCGCTTCCCCGGCCAGCTGAATGCTGACCTGCGGAAGCTGGCCGTGAACATGGTCCCGTTTCCCCGGCTGCATTTCTTCATGCCTGGCTTTGCCCCACTGACCAGCCGGGGCAGCCAGCAGTACCGGGCCTTGACTGTGGCTGAGCTTACCCAGCAGATGTTTGATGCTAAGAATATGATGGCCGCTTGCGACCCTCGCCATGGCCGCTACCTAACGGCGGCTGCCATTTTCAGGGGTCGCATGCCCATGAGGGAGGTGGATGAACAAATGTTCAACATTCAAGACAAGAACAGCAGCTACTTTGCTGACTGGCTCCCTAACAATGTAAAAACAGCCGTCTGTGACATCCCACCCCGGGGGCTAAAAATGTCAGCCACCTTCATTGGGAATAATACGGCCATCCAGGAACTCTTCAAGCGTGTCTCAGAGCAGTTCACAGCAATGTTCAGGCGCAAGGCCTTTCTCCACTGGTACACGGGCGAGGGCATGGATGAGATGGAGTTCACCGAGGCCGAGAGCAACATGAACGACCTGGTGTCTGAATATCAGCAATATCAGGATGCCACggccgaggaggaggaggatgaggagtgTGCTGAGGAGGAGGTGGCCTAG
- the LOC100600563 gene encoding tubulin beta-8 chain isoform X2 gives MREIVLTQAGQCGNQIGAKFWEVISDEHAVDSAGTYHGDSHLQLERINVYYNEASGGRYVPRAVLVDLEPGTMDSVRSGPFGQIFRPDNFIFGQCGAGNNWAKGHYTEGAELMESVMDVVRKEAESCDCLQGFQLTHSLGGGTGSGMGTLLLSKIREEYPDRIINTFSILPSPKVSDTVVEPYNATLSVHQLIENADETFCIDNEALYDICSRTLKLPTPTYGDLNHLVSATMSGVTTCLRFPGQLNADLRKLAVNMVPFPRLHFFMPGFAPLTSRGSQQYRALTVAELTQQMFDAKNMMAACDPRHGRYLTAAAIFRGRMPMREVDEQMFNIQDKNSSYFADWLPNNVKTAVCDIPPRGLKMSATFIGNNTAIQELFKRVSEQFTAMFRRKAFLHWYTGEGMDEMEFTEAESNMNDLVSEYQQYQDATAEEEEDEDQIEKWTRDVKKQFKETCRFLNTC, from the exons ATGAGGGAGATTGTGCTCACGCAGGCCGGGCAGTGCGGGAACCAGATCGGTGCCAAG TTCTGGGAGGTGATCTCCGATGAACATGCCGTCGACTCCGCTGGCACCTACCACGGGGACAGCCACCTGCAGCTGGAGCGCATCAACGTGTACTACAACGAGGCCAGCG GTGGCAGGTACGTGCCCCGCGCTGTGCTCGTGGATCTGGAGCCGGGCACCATGGACTCTGTGCGCTCAGGGCCCTTCGGGCAGATCTTCAGGCCGGACAACTTCATCTTCG GTCAGTGTGGGGCCGGAAACAACTGGGCCAAGGGACACTACACAGAAGGCGCGGAGCTGATGGAGTCAGTGATGGACGTTGTCAGAAAGGAGGCTGAGAGctgtgactgcctgcagggtttcCAGCTGACCCACTCCCTGGGTGGGGGGACTGGGTCTGGGATGGGTACCCTTCTGCTCAGTAAGATCCGGGAGGAGTACCCAGACAGGATCATAAACACATTCAGCATCCTGCCCTCGCCCAAGGTGTCAGACACCGTGGTGGAGCCCTACAACGCCACCCTCTCAGTCCACCAGCTCATAGAAAATGCGGACGAGACCTTCTGCATAGATAACGAAGCGCTATATGACATATGTTCCAGGACCCTAAAACTGCCCACACCCACCTATGGTGACCTGAACCACCTGGTGTCTGCTACCATGAGTGGGGTCACCACGTGCCTGCGCTTCCCCGGCCAGCTGAATGCTGACCTGCGGAAGCTGGCCGTGAACATGGTCCCGTTTCCCCGGCTGCATTTCTTCATGCCTGGCTTTGCCCCACTGACCAGCCGGGGCAGCCAGCAGTACCGGGCCTTGACTGTGGCTGAGCTTACCCAGCAGATGTTTGATGCTAAGAATATGATGGCCGCTTGCGACCCTCGCCATGGCCGCTACCTAACGGCGGCTGCCATTTTCAGGGGTCGCATGCCCATGAGGGAGGTGGATGAACAAATGTTCAACATTCAAGACAAGAACAGCAGCTACTTTGCTGACTGGCTCCCTAACAATGTAAAAACAGCCGTCTGTGACATCCCACCCCGGGGGCTAAAAATGTCAGCCACCTTCATTGGGAATAATACGGCCATCCAGGAACTCTTCAAGCGTGTCTCAGAGCAGTTCACAGCAATGTTCAGGCGCAAGGCCTTTCTCCACTGGTACACGGGCGAGGGCATGGATGAGATGGAGTTCACCGAGGCCGAGAGCAACATGAACGACCTGGTGTCTGAATATCAGCAATATCAGGATGCCACggccgaggaggaggaggatgagga
- the LOC100600563 gene encoding tubulin beta-8 chain isoform X5: MREIVLTQAGQCGNQIGAKFWEVISDEHAVDSAGTYHGDSHLQLERINVYYNEASGASGGRYVPRAVLVDLEPGTMDSVRSGPFGQIFRPDNFIFGQCGAGNNWAKGHYTEGAELMESVMDVVRKEAESCDCLQGFQLTHSLGGGTGSGMGTLLLSKIREEYPDRIINTFSILPSPKVSDTVVEPYNATLSVHQLIENADETFCIDNEALYDICSRTLKLPTPTYGDLNHLVSATMSGVTTCLRFPGQLNADLRKLAVNMVPFPRLHFFMPGFAPLTSRGSQQYRALTVAELTQQMFDAKNMMAACDPRHGRYLTAAAIFRGRMPMREVDEQMFNIQDKNSSYFADWLPNNVKTAVCDIPPRGLKMSATFIGNNTAIQELFKRVSEQFTAMFRRKAFLHWYTGEGMDEMEFTEAESNMNDLVSEYQQYQDATAEEEEDEECAEEEVA, encoded by the exons ATGAGGGAGATTGTGCTCACGCAGGCCGGGCAGTGCGGGAACCAGATCGGTGCCAAG TTCTGGGAGGTGATCTCCGATGAACATGCCGTCGACTCCGCTGGCACCTACCACGGGGACAGCCACCTGCAGCTGGAGCGCATCAACGTGTACTACAACGAGGCCAGCGGTG CCTCAGGTGGCAGGTACGTGCCCCGCGCTGTGCTCGTGGATCTGGAGCCGGGCACCATGGACTCTGTGCGCTCAGGGCCCTTCGGGCAGATCTTCAGGCCGGACAACTTCATCTTCG GTCAGTGTGGGGCCGGAAACAACTGGGCCAAGGGACACTACACAGAAGGCGCGGAGCTGATGGAGTCAGTGATGGACGTTGTCAGAAAGGAGGCTGAGAGctgtgactgcctgcagggtttcCAGCTGACCCACTCCCTGGGTGGGGGGACTGGGTCTGGGATGGGTACCCTTCTGCTCAGTAAGATCCGGGAGGAGTACCCAGACAGGATCATAAACACATTCAGCATCCTGCCCTCGCCCAAGGTGTCAGACACCGTGGTGGAGCCCTACAACGCCACCCTCTCAGTCCACCAGCTCATAGAAAATGCGGACGAGACCTTCTGCATAGATAACGAAGCGCTATATGACATATGTTCCAGGACCCTAAAACTGCCCACACCCACCTATGGTGACCTGAACCACCTGGTGTCTGCTACCATGAGTGGGGTCACCACGTGCCTGCGCTTCCCCGGCCAGCTGAATGCTGACCTGCGGAAGCTGGCCGTGAACATGGTCCCGTTTCCCCGGCTGCATTTCTTCATGCCTGGCTTTGCCCCACTGACCAGCCGGGGCAGCCAGCAGTACCGGGCCTTGACTGTGGCTGAGCTTACCCAGCAGATGTTTGATGCTAAGAATATGATGGCCGCTTGCGACCCTCGCCATGGCCGCTACCTAACGGCGGCTGCCATTTTCAGGGGTCGCATGCCCATGAGGGAGGTGGATGAACAAATGTTCAACATTCAAGACAAGAACAGCAGCTACTTTGCTGACTGGCTCCCTAACAATGTAAAAACAGCCGTCTGTGACATCCCACCCCGGGGGCTAAAAATGTCAGCCACCTTCATTGGGAATAATACGGCCATCCAGGAACTCTTCAAGCGTGTCTCAGAGCAGTTCACAGCAATGTTCAGGCGCAAGGCCTTTCTCCACTGGTACACGGGCGAGGGCATGGATGAGATGGAGTTCACCGAGGCCGAGAGCAACATGAACGACCTGGTGTCTGAATATCAGCAATATCAGGATGCCACggccgaggaggaggaggatgaggagtgTGCTGAGGAGGAGGTGGCCTAG
- the LOC100600563 gene encoding tubulin beta-8 chain isoform X6 — MREIVLTQAGQCGNQIGAKFWEVISDEHAVDSAGTYHGDSHLQLERINVYYNEASGGRYVPRAVLVDLEPGTMDSVRSGPFGQIFRPDNFIFGQCGAGNNWSCDCLQGFQLTHSLGGGTGSGMGTLLLSKIREEYPDRIINTFSILPSPKVSDTVVEPYNATLSVHQLIENADETFCIDNEALYDICSRTLKLPTPTYGDLNHLVSATMSGVTTCLRFPGQLNADLRKLAVNMVPFPRLHFFMPGFAPLTSRGSQQYRALTVAELTQQMFDAKNMMAACDPRHGRYLTAAAIFRGRMPMREVDEQMFNIQDKNSSYFADWLPNNVKTAVCDIPPRGLKMSATFIGNNTAIQELFKRVSEQFTAMFRRKAFLHWYTGEGMDEMEFTEAESNMNDLVSEYQQYQDATAEEEEDEECAEEEVA, encoded by the exons ATGAGGGAGATTGTGCTCACGCAGGCCGGGCAGTGCGGGAACCAGATCGGTGCCAAG TTCTGGGAGGTGATCTCCGATGAACATGCCGTCGACTCCGCTGGCACCTACCACGGGGACAGCCACCTGCAGCTGGAGCGCATCAACGTGTACTACAACGAGGCCAGCG GTGGCAGGTACGTGCCCCGCGCTGTGCTCGTGGATCTGGAGCCGGGCACCATGGACTCTGTGCGCTCAGGGCCCTTCGGGCAGATCTTCAGGCCGGACAACTTCATCTTCG GTCAGTGTGGGGCCGGAAACAACTGG AGctgtgactgcctgcagggtttcCAGCTGACCCACTCCCTGGGTGGGGGGACTGGGTCTGGGATGGGTACCCTTCTGCTCAGTAAGATCCGGGAGGAGTACCCAGACAGGATCATAAACACATTCAGCATCCTGCCCTCGCCCAAGGTGTCAGACACCGTGGTGGAGCCCTACAACGCCACCCTCTCAGTCCACCAGCTCATAGAAAATGCGGACGAGACCTTCTGCATAGATAACGAAGCGCTATATGACATATGTTCCAGGACCCTAAAACTGCCCACACCCACCTATGGTGACCTGAACCACCTGGTGTCTGCTACCATGAGTGGGGTCACCACGTGCCTGCGCTTCCCCGGCCAGCTGAATGCTGACCTGCGGAAGCTGGCCGTGAACATGGTCCCGTTTCCCCGGCTGCATTTCTTCATGCCTGGCTTTGCCCCACTGACCAGCCGGGGCAGCCAGCAGTACCGGGCCTTGACTGTGGCTGAGCTTACCCAGCAGATGTTTGATGCTAAGAATATGATGGCCGCTTGCGACCCTCGCCATGGCCGCTACCTAACGGCGGCTGCCATTTTCAGGGGTCGCATGCCCATGAGGGAGGTGGATGAACAAATGTTCAACATTCAAGACAAGAACAGCAGCTACTTTGCTGACTGGCTCCCTAACAATGTAAAAACAGCCGTCTGTGACATCCCACCCCGGGGGCTAAAAATGTCAGCCACCTTCATTGGGAATAATACGGCCATCCAGGAACTCTTCAAGCGTGTCTCAGAGCAGTTCACAGCAATGTTCAGGCGCAAGGCCTTTCTCCACTGGTACACGGGCGAGGGCATGGATGAGATGGAGTTCACCGAGGCCGAGAGCAACATGAACGACCTGGTGTCTGAATATCAGCAATATCAGGATGCCACggccgaggaggaggaggatgaggagtgTGCTGAGGAGGAGGTGGCCTAG
- the LOC100600563 gene encoding tubulin beta-8 chain isoform X4 yields MREIVLTQAGQCGNQIGAKFWEVISDEHAVDSAGTYHGDSHLQLERINVYYNEASGGRYVPRAVLVDLEPGTMDSVRSGPFGQIFRPDNFIFGQCGAGNNWAKGHYTEGAELMESVMDVVRKEAESCDCLQGFQLTHSLGGGTGSGMGTLLLSKIREEYPDRIINTFSILPSPKVSDTVVEPYNATLSVHQLIENADETFCIDNEALYDICSRTLKLPTPTYGDLNHLVSATMSGVTTCLRFPGQLNADLRKLAVNMVPFPRLHFFMPGFAPLTSRGSQQYRALTVAELTQQMFDAKNMMAACDPRHGRYLTAAAIFRGRMPMREVDEQMFNIQDKNSSYFADWLPNNVKTAVCDIPPRGLKMSATFIGNNTAIQELFKRVSEQFTAMFRRKAFLHWYTGEGMDEMEFTEAESNMNDLVSEYQQYQDATAEEEEDEECAEEEVA; encoded by the exons ATGAGGGAGATTGTGCTCACGCAGGCCGGGCAGTGCGGGAACCAGATCGGTGCCAAG TTCTGGGAGGTGATCTCCGATGAACATGCCGTCGACTCCGCTGGCACCTACCACGGGGACAGCCACCTGCAGCTGGAGCGCATCAACGTGTACTACAACGAGGCCAGCG GTGGCAGGTACGTGCCCCGCGCTGTGCTCGTGGATCTGGAGCCGGGCACCATGGACTCTGTGCGCTCAGGGCCCTTCGGGCAGATCTTCAGGCCGGACAACTTCATCTTCG GTCAGTGTGGGGCCGGAAACAACTGGGCCAAGGGACACTACACAGAAGGCGCGGAGCTGATGGAGTCAGTGATGGACGTTGTCAGAAAGGAGGCTGAGAGctgtgactgcctgcagggtttcCAGCTGACCCACTCCCTGGGTGGGGGGACTGGGTCTGGGATGGGTACCCTTCTGCTCAGTAAGATCCGGGAGGAGTACCCAGACAGGATCATAAACACATTCAGCATCCTGCCCTCGCCCAAGGTGTCAGACACCGTGGTGGAGCCCTACAACGCCACCCTCTCAGTCCACCAGCTCATAGAAAATGCGGACGAGACCTTCTGCATAGATAACGAAGCGCTATATGACATATGTTCCAGGACCCTAAAACTGCCCACACCCACCTATGGTGACCTGAACCACCTGGTGTCTGCTACCATGAGTGGGGTCACCACGTGCCTGCGCTTCCCCGGCCAGCTGAATGCTGACCTGCGGAAGCTGGCCGTGAACATGGTCCCGTTTCCCCGGCTGCATTTCTTCATGCCTGGCTTTGCCCCACTGACCAGCCGGGGCAGCCAGCAGTACCGGGCCTTGACTGTGGCTGAGCTTACCCAGCAGATGTTTGATGCTAAGAATATGATGGCCGCTTGCGACCCTCGCCATGGCCGCTACCTAACGGCGGCTGCCATTTTCAGGGGTCGCATGCCCATGAGGGAGGTGGATGAACAAATGTTCAACATTCAAGACAAGAACAGCAGCTACTTTGCTGACTGGCTCCCTAACAATGTAAAAACAGCCGTCTGTGACATCCCACCCCGGGGGCTAAAAATGTCAGCCACCTTCATTGGGAATAATACGGCCATCCAGGAACTCTTCAAGCGTGTCTCAGAGCAGTTCACAGCAATGTTCAGGCGCAAGGCCTTTCTCCACTGGTACACGGGCGAGGGCATGGATGAGATGGAGTTCACCGAGGCCGAGAGCAACATGAACGACCTGGTGTCTGAATATCAGCAATATCAGGATGCCACggccgaggaggaggaggatgaggagtgTGCTGAGGAGGAGGTGGCCTAG
- the LOC100600563 gene encoding tubulin beta-8 chain isoform X3, which produces MREIVLTQAGQCGNQIGAKFWEVISDEHAVDSAGTYHGDSHLQLERINVYYNEASGPPLLMPSRPSGGRYVPRAVLVDLEPGTMDSVRSGPFGQIFRPDNFIFGQCGAGNNWAKGHYTEGAELMESVMDVVRKEAESCDCLQGFQLTHSLGGGTGSGMGTLLLSKIREEYPDRIINTFSILPSPKVSDTVVEPYNATLSVHQLIENADETFCIDNEALYDICSRTLKLPTPTYGDLNHLVSATMSGVTTCLRFPGQLNADLRKLAVNMVPFPRLHFFMPGFAPLTSRGSQQYRALTVAELTQQMFDAKNMMAACDPRHGRYLTAAAIFRGRMPMREVDEQMFNIQDKNSSYFADWLPNNVKTAVCDIPPRGLKMSATFIGNNTAIQELFKRVSEQFTAMFRRKAFLHWYTGEGMDEMEFTEAESNMNDLVSEYQQYQDATAEEEEDEECAEEEVA; this is translated from the exons ATGAGGGAGATTGTGCTCACGCAGGCCGGGCAGTGCGGGAACCAGATCGGTGCCAAG TTCTGGGAGGTGATCTCCGATGAACATGCCGTCGACTCCGCTGGCACCTACCACGGGGACAGCCACCTGCAGCTGGAGCGCATCAACGTGTACTACAACGAGGCCAGCG GCCCTCCCCTGCTAATGCCCTCCCGCCCCTCAGGTGGCAGGTACGTGCCCCGCGCTGTGCTCGTGGATCTGGAGCCGGGCACCATGGACTCTGTGCGCTCAGGGCCCTTCGGGCAGATCTTCAGGCCGGACAACTTCATCTTCG GTCAGTGTGGGGCCGGAAACAACTGGGCCAAGGGACACTACACAGAAGGCGCGGAGCTGATGGAGTCAGTGATGGACGTTGTCAGAAAGGAGGCTGAGAGctgtgactgcctgcagggtttcCAGCTGACCCACTCCCTGGGTGGGGGGACTGGGTCTGGGATGGGTACCCTTCTGCTCAGTAAGATCCGGGAGGAGTACCCAGACAGGATCATAAACACATTCAGCATCCTGCCCTCGCCCAAGGTGTCAGACACCGTGGTGGAGCCCTACAACGCCACCCTCTCAGTCCACCAGCTCATAGAAAATGCGGACGAGACCTTCTGCATAGATAACGAAGCGCTATATGACATATGTTCCAGGACCCTAAAACTGCCCACACCCACCTATGGTGACCTGAACCACCTGGTGTCTGCTACCATGAGTGGGGTCACCACGTGCCTGCGCTTCCCCGGCCAGCTGAATGCTGACCTGCGGAAGCTGGCCGTGAACATGGTCCCGTTTCCCCGGCTGCATTTCTTCATGCCTGGCTTTGCCCCACTGACCAGCCGGGGCAGCCAGCAGTACCGGGCCTTGACTGTGGCTGAGCTTACCCAGCAGATGTTTGATGCTAAGAATATGATGGCCGCTTGCGACCCTCGCCATGGCCGCTACCTAACGGCGGCTGCCATTTTCAGGGGTCGCATGCCCATGAGGGAGGTGGATGAACAAATGTTCAACATTCAAGACAAGAACAGCAGCTACTTTGCTGACTGGCTCCCTAACAATGTAAAAACAGCCGTCTGTGACATCCCACCCCGGGGGCTAAAAATGTCAGCCACCTTCATTGGGAATAATACGGCCATCCAGGAACTCTTCAAGCGTGTCTCAGAGCAGTTCACAGCAATGTTCAGGCGCAAGGCCTTTCTCCACTGGTACACGGGCGAGGGCATGGATGAGATGGAGTTCACCGAGGCCGAGAGCAACATGAACGACCTGGTGTCTGAATATCAGCAATATCAGGATGCCACggccgaggaggaggaggatgaggagtgTGCTGAGGAGGAGGTGGCCTAG